From the genome of Aspergillus chevalieri M1 DNA, chromosome 8, nearly complete sequence, one region includes:
- a CDS encoding uncharacterized protein (InterPro:IPR006175,IPR035959), translating into MYPLTRNTSPKLEEQIAQAFNNVNDLIIHTLVQAGHAIEENRSGWDYVVKLCAYFVALSDIQKQARENMVHYIRKWCPHHQPLFTMVGIESLPFPEHLVEFEVDVWIP; encoded by the coding sequence ATGTACCCTCTGACCAGGAATACCTCCCCAAAGCTCGAGGAACAGATCGCCCAGGCGTTCAACAACGTGAATGATCTGATCATCCACACTCTCGTTCAGGCGGGACACGCTATTGAAGAGAATCGTTCTGGTTGGGATTATGTTGTGAAACTGTGCGCGTATTTTGTGGCATTGTCGGACATACAGAAGCAAGCGCGGGAAAATATGGTCCACTACATCCGGAAGTGGTGCCCTCATCACCAGCCGTTGTTCACCATGGTGGGCATCGAAAGTCTGCCATTTCCAGAGCACCTAGTGGAGTTCGAAGTCGATGTATGGATTCCATGA
- a CDS encoding PspA/IM30 family protein, with the protein MFNRMNFTFNVPKGNWTESQHLNRRGKITKKYRMPNGLSFTFNLEGKPQPRSKDQGRCYHQHCNHKKQNWNFRGGKYPRNNQRWRQYKRNSKQQKAQRQRAQSQFHETVFPSDFQSWEPLTPMLMSQGYTWQQSTSSTLPPQHQVEDEYPLQPPEQHEPQRVSSQFHEMLGPRDFRNWDRLDCSNQGSQDRQGWQQPTLVTPRQQHQSDTGRVLDQVIEKMRQEHQSQTQLAQVRAEKQRQLQQYIDGKHRKYQLAGQAKQFNQRGTDTQSSCESSRSPTLSAASGIDEDDESVIFNGYRYL; encoded by the exons ATGTTTAACAGAATGAACTTCACGTTCAACGTG CCCAAGGGAAATTGGACCGAGTCTCAGCACCTAAATCGCCGAGGTAAAATCACCAAGAAATACAGAATGCCTAACGGACTGAGCTTCACATTCAACTTA GAAGGAAAGCCTCAGCCACGCAGCAAGGACCAGGGACGCTGTTATCACCAACACTGCAACCACAAGAAGCAGAACTGGAACTTCCGCGGTGGCAAGTATCCCCGGAACAACCAGCGCTGGCGGCAGTACAAACGAAAcagcaagcagcaaaaggCACAGCGACAGCGAGCACAGAGCCAATTTCACGAGACGGTATTCCCAAGTGACTTCCAATCCTGGGAGCCTCTCACTCCAATGCTCATGTCCCAGGGTTACACCTGGCAACAGTCGACTTCCAGCACTCTCCCCCCACAGCACCAAGTCGAAGACGAGTACCCGCTGCAGCCCCCAGAGCAACATGAGCCCCAGAGGGTATCGAGCCAGTTCCACGAGATGCTGGGTCCAAGGGATTTCAGAAATTGGGATCGTCTGGACTGTTCCAATCAAGGGTCCCAGGACCGCCAAGGTTGGCAGCAGCCAACCCTAGTTACACCCAGACAGCAGCATCAATCTGACACCGGACGCGTGCTGGACCAAGTGATTGAGAAGATGCGTCAGGAGCACCAAAGCCAGACTCAACTGGCGCAGGTGAGAGCTGAGAAACAGCGACAGCTGCAGCAATACATTGACGGCAAGCACAGGAAGTACCAGCTTGCGGGCCAGGCTAAGCAGTTTAATCAGCGGGGAACTGATACTCAGTCAAGTTGTGAGAGCTCGAGATCTCCCACCCTAAGTGCAGCATCGGGTatcgacgaggacgatgagTCCGTTATATTCAACGGATATCGCTACCTGTGA